One Solibacillus isronensis genomic window carries:
- a CDS encoding O-acetylhomoserine aminocarboxypropyltransferase/cysteine synthase family protein → MTNLRPETLLLHGGQKPDPETGAIAVPVYRTTAYAFNDTAHAQRLFALQETGNIYSRIMNPTVGAFEERVALLEGGTAAVGLSSGAAAVAFSILNVAGAGDEIVAAGSLYGGTYNLFATTLPRYGITVKFVDESDPANFQEAITDKTKAIFAEIIGNPSLKVLDIEAVANIAHDNGLPLLIDSTFASPYGSNPIEFGADVVIHSATKWIGGHGTTIGGIVVDAGKFDWTQGRHPGFTEPDTSYHGLRYGIDTAGAAFATKLRVQLLRDFGPTLSADAAFNFLQGLETLHLRIVRHNENTQKVAEHLRNHPFVEYVNYNGFEDFATHDLAKKYLKNGFGSIITFGIKGGREAGRQVIDNVELFSHVANVGDARSLIIHPASTTHQQLSAEELKTAGVSEELIRLSIGLEAAEDIIADLEQALAKVAAEVGAETNA, encoded by the coding sequence ATGACAAACTTAAGACCAGAAACATTATTATTACACGGGGGTCAAAAGCCAGACCCGGAAACAGGAGCAATCGCAGTTCCGGTTTACCGTACAACGGCCTATGCATTTAACGACACAGCTCATGCGCAACGTCTATTTGCATTACAGGAAACAGGCAATATTTATTCACGTATTATGAACCCGACAGTCGGGGCATTTGAGGAACGGGTTGCTTTATTAGAAGGGGGCACAGCTGCAGTAGGGCTTTCATCTGGCGCAGCGGCAGTGGCATTTTCGATTTTAAACGTAGCCGGTGCAGGGGATGAAATTGTTGCGGCAGGTTCACTTTACGGTGGGACTTACAATTTATTCGCAACTACATTGCCTCGTTACGGCATTACAGTAAAATTCGTGGATGAATCAGATCCTGCAAACTTCCAAGAGGCAATTACGGATAAAACGAAGGCGATCTTCGCTGAAATTATAGGAAATCCAAGCTTGAAAGTACTGGATATTGAAGCGGTAGCAAATATCGCTCATGACAATGGTCTTCCATTATTAATAGACAGCACATTTGCTTCCCCATATGGAAGTAATCCGATCGAATTCGGCGCGGATGTTGTCATTCATTCTGCTACAAAGTGGATTGGTGGTCATGGAACAACGATCGGCGGGATTGTCGTTGATGCCGGGAAGTTCGACTGGACACAAGGAAGACACCCAGGATTTACAGAACCGGATACTTCTTACCATGGTCTACGCTACGGAATTGACACAGCAGGCGCTGCATTTGCGACAAAGCTTCGTGTTCAACTATTGCGTGATTTTGGTCCAACATTATCTGCTGACGCAGCATTTAACTTCTTGCAAGGACTTGAAACGCTTCATTTGCGTATTGTCCGTCACAATGAAAACACACAAAAAGTTGCCGAGCATTTAAGAAACCACCCATTTGTGGAATACGTAAATTACAACGGCTTTGAAGATTTTGCGACACATGATTTAGCGAAGAAGTATTTGAAAAACGGCTTCGGATCGATCATTACGTTCGGTATTAAAGGCGGACGTGAAGCGGGACGCCAAGTAATCGATAACGTGGAATTGTTCTCACATGTAGCAAACGTTGGGGATGCCCGTTCATTGATTATCCACCCTGCTAGTACAACGCACCAACAGTTATCTGCTGAAGAATTAAAAACTGCCGGCGTATCAGAAGAGCTCATTCGCTTATCGATCGGGTTAGAAGCAGCAGAAGATATTATCGCGGATTTAGAACAGGCATTAGCGAAAGTTGCGGCTGAAGTAGGCGCAGAAACAAACGCATAA
- the ltrA gene encoding group II intron reverse transcriptase/maturase, producing the protein MMLNQILERQNMIQALKRVEANKGSHGVDMMPVQTLRQHILENWDTIKSKILDGTYEPQPVRRVEIPKPDGGVRLLGIPTVTDRLIQQAISQILSKEYDQTFSDHSYGFRPNRSAHDAIRKAKSYLKEGHRWVVDMDLEKFFDKVNHDRLMATLAKRISDKPLLKLIRKYLQAGVMINGVVSSTEEGTPQGGPLSPLLSNIVLDELDKELEKRGLKFVRYADDCNIYVRTERAGLRVMKNVQRFIEGKLRLKVNEKKSAVDRPWKRKFLGFSFTFHKEPKVRIAKSSLVRMKKKIREITSRKMPYSMEYRIEKLNQYLIGWCGYFALADTHSIFKTLDSWIKRRLRMCLWKNWKKPRTRVRNLIRLKVPYGKAYEWGNTRKGYWRISNSPILHRTLGNSYWESQGLKSLQVRYETLRYSS; encoded by the coding sequence GTGATGTTGAATCAAATTTTGGAACGGCAAAACATGATACAAGCATTAAAGCGAGTTGAAGCGAATAAAGGGAGCCATGGAGTAGATATGATGCCCGTACAAACCTTACGACAGCACATCCTCGAAAATTGGGATACCATTAAATCGAAGATTTTGGATGGAACCTATGAACCGCAACCAGTACGTCGAGTCGAAATCCCGAAACCAGACGGTGGCGTGCGTTTATTAGGGATTCCAACCGTAACAGACCGTTTGATTCAACAAGCCATCTCGCAGATTTTATCAAAGGAATATGACCAAACATTCTCGGATCATAGCTATGGGTTTCGCCCAAATCGAAGCGCTCATGACGCTATCCGAAAAGCGAAAAGCTATCTAAAAGAGGGACACCGATGGGTCGTTGATATGGACTTAGAGAAATTCTTTGACAAGGTCAACCATGACCGTTTAATGGCAACATTAGCGAAACGAATTTCAGATAAACCATTATTAAAACTTATTCGCAAATATCTCCAAGCCGGTGTCATGATAAATGGAGTAGTTTCAAGTACAGAAGAAGGAACACCACAAGGTGGCCCTTTAAGTCCATTACTTTCAAACATTGTGTTAGATGAATTAGATAAAGAATTAGAGAAACGTGGACTTAAATTTGTTCGATACGCAGATGATTGCAATATTTATGTGAGAACAGAACGTGCAGGATTACGAGTAATGAAGAACGTACAACGATTTATCGAAGGAAAACTTCGTTTAAAAGTTAATGAAAAGAAATCAGCCGTAGACCGCCCATGGAAACGCAAATTCTTAGGGTTTAGTTTCACATTTCATAAAGAACCTAAGGTTCGCATTGCGAAATCAAGTCTCGTCCGAATGAAGAAGAAAATACGAGAAATTACCTCACGTAAGATGCCATATTCCATGGAATACCGAATCGAAAAGTTAAACCAATATTTAATAGGATGGTGTGGATATTTTGCTTTAGCGGATACACACTCTATCTTTAAAACATTAGATAGTTGGATAAAACGAAGACTACGTATGTGTCTGTGGAAGAATTGGAAGAAACCTCGAACAAGAGTCAGAAATCTCATTCGCCTAAAAGTACCTTATGGGAAAGCATATGAATGGGGAAATACCCGAAAAGGGTACTGGCGCATTTCAAATAGCCCCATATTACACAGAACCCTCGGCAATTCCTATTGGGAGAGCCAAGGGCTGAAAAGTCTGCAAGTTCGTTATGAAACTTTACGTTATTCATCTTAG
- the nfsA gene encoding oxygen-insensitive NADPH nitroreductase, protein MNTKELLRSHTSVRKYTGEEISKETVIDLIETAQMAASSHFVQAYSVIWVTDEEKKTKLGELSKNEFQFKTAGASFLFCVDFKRLQVAGQKHGVDISADTAENVLVGVADVALFAQNFVVAAESMGYGICYIGGARTNPKEISELFNLPEYVFPLFAMTIGTPTKRNETKPRLPVAAVLHENGYDVDKYETLLDEYDGIMEDYYSSRSSNQKTATWTKQMADYLVEQNRPHIKEFLASQGFTWK, encoded by the coding sequence GTGAATACTAAAGAATTATTACGCAGTCATACATCTGTTCGTAAATATACAGGTGAAGAAATTTCAAAAGAAACTGTTATCGATTTAATCGAAACAGCACAAATGGCGGCAAGTTCGCATTTTGTACAAGCATACAGCGTTATTTGGGTAACGGATGAAGAGAAGAAGACAAAGCTTGGTGAACTGTCTAAAAATGAATTTCAGTTCAAAACAGCGGGTGCCTCTTTCTTGTTTTGCGTAGATTTCAAACGTTTGCAAGTAGCGGGGCAAAAACACGGAGTTGATATTTCTGCTGACACGGCTGAAAACGTGCTTGTAGGGGTAGCAGATGTTGCATTATTTGCTCAAAACTTCGTTGTTGCAGCTGAATCAATGGGTTACGGCATTTGCTATATCGGTGGTGCCCGTACAAACCCTAAGGAAATCAGCGAGCTATTCAATTTACCGGAATACGTTTTCCCGTTATTTGCGATGACAATCGGCACACCGACAAAACGCAATGAAACAAAACCCCGTTTACCGGTAGCTGCAGTATTGCATGAAAATGGTTATGACGTTGATAAATACGAGACGCTTCTAGATGAGTACGATGGAATTATGGAAGACTATTACAGCAGCCGATCTTCGAATCAGAAGACTGCCACATGGACGAAACAAATGGCTGATTACTTAGTTGAACAAAACCGTCCGCATATTAAAGAGTTCCTTGCTTCCCAAGGCTTTACTTGGAAGTAA
- the pepT gene encoding peptidase T: MKEKVIERLVRYAKIDTQSDFNSDTTPSTMKQFDLLHVLKDELAAIGLTDITLDENGYLFATLESNTDKDVPTLGFLAHVDTTSDYTGTNVQPQRIDNYDGEAITLKNGLVMAPDYFPNLKNYVGQTLITTDGNTLLGADDKAGIAEIMTAMEYLVNNPEIKHGKIRVAFTPDEEIGRGPHKFDVEKFGADYAYTMDGGPLGELQFESFNAAGVKVTTRGTNIHPGSAKNKMVNSITMAIEFQNEMPKDAVPEKTDGYEGFIHLMHFNGGIEETTMSYIIRDHDRAKFEEKKEYMAKVGKELQAKYGEEAITVAIEDQYYNMGEKIEPVMEIVDIVKEAFGKFNITPIVEPIRGGTDGSQLSYMGLPTPNIFAGGENMHGKYEFVSAETMEKATEVIIEIVQLFEKR, translated from the coding sequence ATGAAAGAGAAAGTAATTGAACGTTTAGTACGCTACGCAAAAATTGATACACAATCAGATTTCAACTCTGACACTACCCCTTCAACAATGAAGCAATTCGATTTATTACATGTATTAAAAGATGAGTTGGCAGCAATCGGTTTAACAGATATTACGCTGGACGAAAACGGCTACCTATTTGCAACACTTGAATCAAATACAGATAAAGACGTACCGACACTTGGCTTTTTAGCGCATGTTGATACGACATCGGATTACACAGGAACAAACGTACAGCCTCAGCGCATCGATAACTATGACGGTGAAGCGATTACATTAAAAAATGGTTTAGTAATGGCACCGGACTACTTCCCGAACTTAAAAAACTATGTTGGCCAAACGTTAATTACGACAGACGGCAATACATTGCTTGGTGCGGATGATAAAGCCGGCATCGCTGAAATTATGACGGCGATGGAATACTTAGTGAACAATCCGGAAATCAAGCACGGAAAAATCCGTGTAGCATTTACACCAGACGAAGAAATCGGGCGCGGTCCGCACAAGTTTGATGTTGAGAAATTTGGTGCGGATTATGCATATACAATGGATGGCGGTCCCCTTGGTGAGTTACAATTTGAAAGCTTTAATGCAGCTGGCGTAAAAGTAACGACACGCGGCACGAACATCCACCCTGGTTCAGCAAAAAATAAAATGGTGAACTCGATTACAATGGCAATTGAATTCCAAAACGAAATGCCAAAAGATGCGGTACCTGAAAAAACGGACGGCTATGAAGGTTTTATCCACTTAATGCATTTCAACGGCGGAATTGAAGAAACAACAATGTCATACATTATCCGTGACCATGACCGCGCTAAATTCGAAGAGAAAAAAGAGTATATGGCAAAGGTCGGCAAAGAGTTACAGGCAAAATACGGTGAAGAAGCCATTACTGTAGCGATCGAGGATCAATATTACAATATGGGCGAAAAAATCGAGCCTGTTATGGAAATCGTCGATATTGTAAAAGAAGCGTTTGGCAAGTTTAACATTACACCGATCGTCGAGCCAATCCGCGGTGGTACTGACGGTTCCCAGCTTTCATATATGGGCTTGCCGACACCGAATATTTTTGCAGGCGGCGAAAATATGCACGGCAAATATGAATTTGTATCAGCTGAAACGATGGAAAAGGCGACGGAAGTCATTATTGAAATTGTTCAGTTATTTGAAAAACGTTAG
- a CDS encoding DMT family transporter, whose product MKEILIGILAALFFAVTFVLNHSMELEGGSWLWSSSLRYFFMLPFLFAIVAIRGKGGFRILSNEMKDHPGAWLVWSFVGFVLFYAPLTFAAAFGPGWLVSGTWQFTIVAGVLLAPLFITTISGKNVRAKIPLISLGISGIILFGILLIQIPQAQSVSMKSLLLGILPVIIAAFAYPLGNRKMMELCKGRVDPFQRVLGMTIASLPAWILLAIYALFTVGLPSASQVYQSLLVAVSSGVIATILFFIATDRVRHDQGKLAAVEATQSTEVLFAMVGEMILLSVPLPQPIALIGLAVIIIGMLLHSYHTVLMNKRLQAAKSSRRE is encoded by the coding sequence ATGAAGGAAATACTGATTGGCATTTTAGCGGCCTTATTTTTTGCGGTTACATTTGTATTGAACCACTCAATGGAATTGGAAGGCGGTAGCTGGCTATGGAGTTCTTCACTCCGCTACTTCTTTATGCTTCCCTTTCTCTTTGCCATTGTCGCTATACGGGGAAAAGGCGGATTTCGTATTTTATCGAATGAAATGAAAGACCATCCAGGTGCATGGCTCGTTTGGAGCTTTGTCGGGTTCGTATTATTTTATGCTCCGCTTACATTTGCCGCGGCATTCGGTCCAGGCTGGCTCGTATCAGGTACATGGCAGTTTACGATTGTAGCAGGTGTTTTGTTGGCTCCGCTATTTATTACAACTATATCCGGAAAAAACGTGAGGGCAAAAATTCCGCTTATTTCACTAGGCATCTCGGGCATTATTTTATTTGGGATTTTACTTATTCAAATTCCGCAGGCACAGTCAGTTTCTATGAAAAGCCTGCTACTTGGTATACTGCCAGTGATTATCGCGGCATTTGCCTACCCGCTCGGCAATCGGAAAATGATGGAGCTATGCAAGGGAAGAGTCGATCCGTTTCAACGAGTTCTAGGTATGACAATCGCTTCCTTGCCTGCATGGATCTTACTTGCAATCTATGCATTATTTACTGTCGGTCTGCCTTCAGCAAGCCAAGTGTATCAATCATTGCTGGTTGCGGTTTCTTCCGGTGTCATTGCGACAATACTTTTCTTTATCGCAACAGACCGTGTGCGCCATGATCAAGGAAAGCTGGCGGCCGTTGAAGCAACACAATCGACGGAAGTTCTCTTTGCGATGGTCGGTGAAATGATTTTACTCAGTGTCCCCCTCCCGCAGCCGATCGCTTTAATCGGACTGGCGGTCATTATTATTGGCATGCTGCTACATAGCTATCACACAGTACTTATGAATAAAAGATTACAAGCAGCAAAATCGAGTAGGAGGGAGTGA
- a CDS encoding lysoplasmalogenase: MARKVLILLFFGLGFYYVFFFETIDSSLKMVFKLLPMILLIALAFLTKVQVKSPYYWLISIGLIFCAVGDYTLQWFIVGLSFFLIGHIFYIFAFRSTNQQNTPLYVKIVLAIYGAVMMFWIAGSLLQKGDTVLAIAVTAYILVILTMGWTSFRTGSKFAVIGALLFIMSDSVLAINRFMFDVAYAHILIMFTYYGAQFFLMLSITEYYDKISSKTEIKSVE, from the coding sequence ATGGCACGTAAAGTTCTAATTTTACTGTTCTTCGGGCTTGGTTTTTACTATGTATTCTTTTTTGAAACGATTGATAGTTCACTAAAAATGGTCTTTAAGCTTTTGCCAATGATTTTACTTATAGCGCTTGCATTTTTAACAAAAGTACAAGTGAAATCTCCGTATTATTGGCTCATCTCCATCGGTTTAATTTTCTGTGCTGTTGGCGATTATACATTGCAGTGGTTCATCGTTGGACTGAGCTTTTTCCTGATTGGCCATATTTTCTATATTTTTGCTTTCCGTTCAACAAATCAGCAGAACACACCACTGTATGTAAAAATTGTATTAGCTATATACGGTGCGGTGATGATGTTCTGGATTGCGGGAAGCCTTCTTCAAAAAGGAGATACTGTACTCGCCATAGCAGTGACCGCTTATATTTTAGTTATTTTAACGATGGGATGGACATCGTTTCGAACTGGCAGTAAATTTGCTGTAATCGGCGCCCTTCTCTTTATCATGTCCGATTCGGTTTTGGCCATTAACCGGTTTATGTTTGATGTTGCCTATGCCCATATCCTGATTATGTTCACATATTACGGGGCACAGTTTTTCCTCATGCTCAGCATTACTGAATATTACGACAAAATTAGTTCAAAAACCGAAATAAAAAGTGTAGAATAA